In the genome of Mastomys coucha isolate ucsf_1 unplaced genomic scaffold, UCSF_Mcou_1 pScaffold21, whole genome shotgun sequence, the window ATAGCGTGTGCTGAAGGAGACAAGCCTCTTGGAGAGGCAGGTACGACTGGATTTCAAATATGCAAGGATGCCCTGAAACTACCTGTCTTGGAGGTCCTACCAGGAGGAGGCTGGGATAACCTGAGGAATATAGACATGGGACGGGTGATGGACTTGACATACACCAACTGTCAGACCACAGAAGATGGACAGTACATCATCCCCGATGAAGTCTATACTATTCCTCAGAAAGAGAGCAACCTGGagatgaactcagaaatcctggaATCCTGGATGAATTACCAGAGCACCACCTCAGTTTCTATCAACACAGAACTCTCCCTTTTCTCCAAAGTCAATGGCAAGTTCTCTACTGAGTTCCAAAGGATGAAGACCCTTCAAGTAAAGGACCAAGCTGTAACTACCAGGGTTCAGGTAAGAAACCGGATCTACACTGTCAAAAACACCCCAACTTCAGAGCTCAGCTTGGGGTTTACAAAGGCACTTATGGACATCTGTGACCAACTAGAGAAAAACCAGACGAAGATGGCCACCTACCTGGCAGAACTCTTGGTCCTCAACTATGGCACACACGTAATCACCAGTGTGGATGCAGGGGCAGCACTGGTTCAGGAGGATCACATAAGGTCCTCCTTCCTGCTGGACAATCAGAACAGCCAGAACACTGTGACGGCCTCTGCTGGGGTTGCCTTCTTGAACGTTGTAAACTTCAAAGTGGAAACAGATTATGCTTCTCAGACCTCTTTGACCAAGAGCTACCTGTCCAACAGAACCAACTCCAGGGTGCAGAGCTTTGGAGGGGTTCCCTTCTATCCAGGCATCACCTTAGAAACCTGGCAGAAGGGCATCACTAACCACCTAGTGGCAATAGACCGCGCTGGCTTGCCTCTGCATTTCTTCATTAAGCCTGACAAGCTGCCAGGCTTGCCAGGTCCCTTGGTGAAGAAGCTGGCGAAGACAGTGGAAACTGCTGTGAGACACTACTACACTTTTAACACTCACCCTGGCTGCACAAACGCTGACTCCCCCAACTTCAATTTTCAAGCCAATATGGACGATGATTCGTGTGATGCGATAGTAACCAACTTTACCTTTGGTGGAGTTTATCAGGAATGCACTG includes:
- the LOC116103606 gene encoding macrophage-expressed gene 1 protein produces the protein MAGTIYAMNGFMALVLIWMMIACAEGDKPLGEAGTTGFQICKDALKLPVLEVLPGGGWDNLRNIDMGRVMDLTYTNCQTTEDGQYIIPDEVYTIPQKESNLEMNSEILESWMNYQSTTSVSINTELSLFSKVNGKFSTEFQRMKTLQVKDQAVTTRVQVRNRIYTVKNTPTSELSLGFTKALMDICDQLEKNQTKMATYLAELLVLNYGTHVITSVDAGAALVQEDHIRSSFLLDNQNSQNTVTASAGVAFLNVVNFKVETDYASQTSLTKSYLSNRTNSRVQSFGGVPFYPGITLETWQKGITNHLVAIDRAGLPLHFFIKPDKLPGLPGPLVKKLAKTVETAVRHYYTFNTHPGCTNADSPNFNFQANMDDDSCDAIVTNFTFGGVYQECTELSGDVLCQNLEQKNLLTGDFSCPSGYTPVHLLSQTHEEGYSRLECKKKCTLKIFCKTVCEDVFRVAKAEFRAYWCAATGQVPDNSGLLFGGVFTDKSINPMTNAQSCPAGYIPLNLFESLKVCVSLDYELGYKFSVPFGGFFSCIMGNPLVNSDTAKDKGAPSLKKCPGGFSQHLAVISDGCQVSYCVKAGIFTGGTLLPVRLPPYTKPPLMSQVATNTVIVTSSDTARSWIKDPQTNQWKLGEPLELRRAMTVIHGDSNGMPGGEAAGITLGVIIALGVVITLAIYGTQKYKKKDYQEIEEQESLVGSLATDASVLNGEQDPSPA